A genomic region of Denticeps clupeoides chromosome 9, fDenClu1.1, whole genome shotgun sequence contains the following coding sequences:
- the septin10 gene encoding septin-10 — MASRGAVREMDRKVRALPLSGHVGLDALPDQLVNKSLGQGFCFNLLCVGETGIGKSTLMNTLFSTDFENLESPHFEPRGKLRARTYGLRENGVQLKLTIVSTIGFGDQMNQQDSYQPIVDYVDAQFESFLQEELKIKRSLHNYHDSRVHVCLYFIAPSGHSLKSLDLVTMKKLDRKVNVIPVIAKSDTISRAELHSFKMKIMSELVSSGVQIYQFPTDDETVAGINGVMNGHLPFAVVGSTEAINVGNKLVRGRQYPWGVVQVENGSHCDFVKLREMLISVNMNDLREQTHARHYELYRRCRLQEMGFRDTEPNRKPASLHQTYTARRQEYLREFHGVEEEMKQMFVQKVKRTEAELKDAEEELQFRFERMKRLHQQEKKRLEEKRRILEEDMNSFNKMRAAVELLQAPSFSTAGKKDKDHKNSGFL; from the exons ATGGCTTCACGTGGTGCTGTCCGTGAGATG GACAGAAAAGTCCGCGCTCTGCCCCTGTCTGGGCACGTTGGCCTCGACGCTTTGCCCGATCAGCTGGTGAACAAGTCATTGGGTCAAGGCTTCTGCTTTAACCTCCTCTGTGTAG GAGAGACCGGTATTGGCAAGTCAACGCTCATGAACACGCTTTTCAGCACCGACTTTGAGAACCTCGAGTCTCCCCATTTTGAGCCCAGGGGGAAATTGAGAGCGAGAACATATGGACTTCGCGAGAACGGCGTCCAGCTCAAGCTCACTATAGTCAGCACCATCGGTTTCGGTGATCAGATGAACCAGCAGGACAG CTACCAGCCCATCGTGGACTACGTTGACGCTCAGTTCGAATCCTTTCTGCAAGAAGAGCTCAAAATCAAGCGCTCCTTACACAACTACCACGACTCCCGAGTCCACGTCTGCCTCTACTTCATCGCCCCGTCTGGACACTCGCTCAAGTCTCTGGACCTGGTGACCATGAAGAAACTGGACAGGAAG GTTAACGTGATCCCGGTCATCGCTAAATCGGACACGATCTCAAGGGCGGAGCTGCACAGCTTCAAGATGAAGATCATGAGTGAGCTGGTGAGCAGCGGTGTCCAGATCTATCAGTTCCCAACAGACGACGAGACAGTCGCTGGGATCAACGGCGTCATGAAT GGTCACCTTCCATTTGCCGTGGTTGGAAGCACAGAGGCCATTAACGTTGGAAACAAATTGGTGAGGGGAAGGCAGTATCCCTGGGGTGTGGTGCAAG TGGAGAACGGGAGCCACTGTGACTTCGTGAAGCTGAGGGAGATGCTGATCAGCGTGAACATGAACGACCTGCGCGAACAAACGCACGCTCGCCACTACGAGCTGTACCGCCGCTGCCGGCTGCAGGAGATGGGCTTCAGAGACACGGAGCCCAACAGGAAGCCAGCCAG CCTTCATCAGACCTATACAGCCAGACGACAGGAGTATCTGAGGGAGTTTCACGGGGTGGAAGAAGAGATGAAGCAGATGTTTGTGCAGAAAGTAAAGAGGACGGAAGCAGAGCTGaaggatgctgaggaagag CTACAGTTCAGGTTTGAGCGGATGAAGAGGCTTCATCAGCAGGAGAAGAAGCggctggaggagaagaggaggatcCTGGAGGAAGACATGAACAGCTTCAACAAGATGAGAGCAGCGGTAGAACTCCTGCAGGCCCCGTCTTTTAGCACAGCCGGCAAAAAGGACAAAGATCACAAAAA CTCTGGGTTTCTGTGA
- the sowahca gene encoding ankyrin repeat domain-containing protein SOWAHC, which translates to MATEFTQDAVLQFLIARGGRVKNRELIDHFRSRFSSASFRETLKRFVDALAVVRLEDGDKFVCVRRRFRGPVMLLRTDGPFNLNMAVGSGEDAALGEEGDAGGKLSAVTSSDDAMIEGRTKDTDSSPAQPSQPAQLTNPGPAEPAELRRGEDASPAGEDSTCPNQDLDVVVKGEDPEHASQIASRRRPSKGPGRGLLALSEGGEKDGVQDSGNVAGEGNTPKGSRKSFLEAMMSSSPQVRTLVHRTSQGNMAPRGKEGEPAACRDEDCASVMLDPLEHEWMLCASDGEWESLRRLLAREPSLVTKRDFVTGFTCLHWAAKQGKQELFATLVGFAKEHGVPLNVNARSGAGYTPLHLAAMHNHAEVVKLLVGAFEADVELRDHSGRKASQYLSPTAAGDIKDIIGACGDADAEGAESAGGRWRLPRVLHANLNPLRLLSAPDDGECDAGGGPRPRSLYRKSSIGRIKLNRGRFKTQIVHSTSFRESEEGDESLKSPVKSRPMSNLFG; encoded by the coding sequence ATGGCGACCGAATTCACACAGGATGCGGTTCTGCAGTTTCTAATTGCAAGAGGAGGCAGGGTGAAGAACCGGGAGCTGATCGACCACTTCAGGTCGCGCTTCTCCAGCGCGTCCTTCCGTGAGACGCTGAAGCGCTTCGTGGACGCGCTCGCCGTCGTGCGCCTGGAGGACGGGGACAAATTCGTGTGCGTGCGGAGGAGGTTCCGCGGCCCCGTGATGCTGCTGCGCACCGACGGGCCGTTTAACCTGAACATGGCGGTCGGTTCGGGCGAGGATGCTGCGCTGGGAGAAGAAGGCGATGCAGGGGGAAAGTTGTCGGCCGTGACGTCATCTGACGACGCAATGATTGAAGGGAGAACAAAGGACACCGACTCTAGTCCTGCGCAACCTTCTCAGCCAGCTCAGCTCACTAACCCTGGACCTGCTGAACCTGCTGAATTAAGGAGGGGTGAAGATGCGAGTCCAGCTGGCGAGGACAGCACTTGTCCAAATCAGGACCTGGATGTGGTGGTGAAGGGAGAAGATCCTGAACATGCGTCCCAGATCGCCAGCCGCCGTCGGCCCTCCAAGGGTCCAGGGCGCGGCCTCCTGGCTTTGTCCGAGGGCGGAGAAAAGGACGGTGTGCAGGACAGCGGGAACGTCGCCGGTGAGGGTAACACCCCGAAGGGCAGCAGGAAGAGCTTCCTGGAGGCCATGATGAGCAGCTCGCCCCAGGTCCGCACCCTCGTCCACAGGACCTCGCAGGGCAACATGGCGCCGAGGGGCAAAGAGGGCGAGCCTGCGGCCTGCAGGGACGAAGACTGCGCGTCGGTGATGCTGGACCCGCTGGAGCACGAATGGATGCTGTGCGCGTCTGACGGCGAGTGGGAGAGCCTGCGGCGCCTCCTGGCCCGGGAGCCCAGCCTTGTCACCAAAAGGGACTTTGTCACTGGGTTCACCTGCCTTCACTGGGCGGCCAAGCAAGGCAAGCAGGAGCTTTTTGCCACGCTGGTCGGTTTCGCCAAAGAGCACGGCGTCCCGCTGAACGTCAACGCCCGCTCCGGCGCTGGGTACACGCCGTTGCATCTGGCCGCCATGCACAACCACGCGGAGGTGGTGAAGCTCCTGGTCGGAGCGTTCGAGGCTGACGTGGAGCTGCGGGACCACAGCGGCAGGAAGGCGTCGCAGTACCTGAGCCCCACTGCTGCCGGGGACATTAAGGACATCATCGGGGCCTGCGGGGACGCGGACGCAGAGGGCGCGGAGAGCGCCGGAGGGCGCTGGAGGTTGCCCAGAGTTCTTCACGCCAACCTGAACCCGCTGAGGCTGCTGAGCGCGCCGGACGACGGCGAGTGTGACGCCGGGGGAGGGCCGAGGCCTCGGTCCCTGTACAGGAAGTCCTCCATCGGACGGATCAAGCTGAACAGGGGCAGGTTCAAGACGCAGATCGTCCACAGCACGTCCTTTCGAGAATCCGAAGAAGGGGACGAGTCCCTCAAGAGCCCAGTCAAATCCAGACCCATGTCAAACCTTTTCGGATGA